Proteins co-encoded in one Leptospira inadai serovar Lyme str. 10 genomic window:
- a CDS encoding TetR/AcrR family transcriptional regulator, whose protein sequence is MLDNSAKSPKILLEGKSLSRSRAPLQERSQLRVALVLATAERILEKVGPEETSIPEIAKQSGVPRASIYQFFPDKYALFTRLAEMHLAKVGEILARKGSKDANISWRKLVGVLVNAASDYYDSTPVAGMLILGGPFSRNAYLAQEVTIDTIGAGVRIQLSKLKKPLHLPKKPDIATLGVEIAFACMKRGYYKENRISRGIREQAKNAVSAYFSTWATRE, encoded by the coding sequence ATGTTAGATAATTCCGCTAAATCTCCCAAAATTTTATTAGAAGGTAAATCGCTTTCCCGTTCTAGGGCACCATTACAGGAACGCTCTCAATTGAGGGTTGCATTAGTTCTCGCAACCGCGGAAAGGATTTTGGAAAAAGTAGGCCCGGAAGAAACTTCGATACCGGAAATCGCCAAACAATCCGGTGTCCCGAGGGCGAGCATCTACCAATTTTTTCCCGATAAGTATGCCCTATTCACTCGGCTGGCGGAAATGCACCTGGCGAAGGTCGGCGAAATATTGGCCCGCAAGGGTTCCAAGGACGCGAATATTTCCTGGAGGAAATTAGTCGGAGTGCTGGTAAACGCCGCATCCGACTATTACGATTCCACTCCGGTCGCCGGCATGCTGATTCTTGGCGGCCCTTTTAGCAGGAACGCCTACCTTGCACAGGAAGTTACGATCGATACGATCGGCGCCGGAGTCCGGATACAACTTTCCAAACTTAAAAAGCCTTTGCATCTCCCTAAAAAACCGGATATCGCCACTCTAGGCGTAGAGATCGCCTTTGCCTGCATGAAAAGAGGTTATTATAAGGAAAATAGAATCTCCAGGGGGATCCGTGAGCAGGCAAAAAATGCCGTTAGCGCTTATTTTTCAACCTGGGCAACGCGAGAATGA
- a CDS encoding ABC-F family ATP-binding cassette domain-containing protein, with the protein MIKISNLQKTYNSKTLFEDLNLSLNRGEKLGLVGRNGHGKSTLFQMILGSVEPDSGTITVPKGYKIGHLQQHLKFTKPTVLEECALGLPEGEEYETWQVEKVLSGLGFSEADMERHPDEFSGGYQIRMNLAKLLVSGPDLLMLDEPNNYLDIVTIRWLEEFLREWEGEIILVTHDRSFMDSVVSHTAAIHRSKAIKVQGDTDKLYNQINQAEEIYERTRLNEAKKRKQEEIFIARFKAKASFASRAQSRVKRLEKQGEMKALEAIQDLELYFNSAPFAANQMLSVEDLSFSYTGKEPYLIEDFSLSVGKRDRICIIGKNGKGKSTLLKLLAGELSPTRGKVQKHPTLKEGYFGQTNKLNLNENATVVEEIMNADKSCSEWLARTIAGGLMFSDDEALKKIKVLSGGEKSRVLLGKILVTPCNLLYLDEPTNHLDMQSCDSLIEAIDEFDGSVIMVTHNEMHLKAVATKLIVFDNNTIRTFDGSYEDFLSDVGWADEDY; encoded by the coding sequence ATGATCAAGATATCCAACCTTCAGAAGACGTATAACTCAAAGACACTTTTTGAGGATTTGAATCTAAGTTTAAACCGTGGAGAAAAATTGGGGCTCGTCGGTCGTAACGGCCACGGTAAATCCACTCTCTTCCAGATGATCCTCGGATCCGTGGAACCGGACTCCGGGACGATTACGGTCCCTAAGGGTTATAAGATCGGCCATTTACAGCAGCACTTGAAATTTACGAAACCGACGGTGTTGGAAGAGTGCGCGCTCGGCCTTCCCGAAGGTGAGGAATACGAAACCTGGCAGGTTGAAAAAGTGCTTTCCGGTTTGGGTTTTTCCGAAGCCGACATGGAAAGACATCCGGATGAATTTTCCGGTGGGTATCAGATCCGAATGAATCTCGCGAAACTCCTGGTCTCGGGGCCCGACTTGCTGATGCTGGACGAACCGAATAACTATTTGGATATCGTAACGATTCGTTGGCTGGAGGAGTTCCTTCGCGAATGGGAAGGCGAGATCATTCTGGTTACGCATGATAGAAGTTTTATGGACAGTGTCGTTTCCCATACGGCGGCGATTCATAGGTCTAAAGCGATCAAAGTCCAAGGAGACACCGACAAGCTTTACAATCAAATCAATCAAGCCGAGGAAATTTACGAGAGAACGAGATTAAACGAAGCCAAGAAAAGAAAGCAGGAAGAGATATTTATCGCTCGGTTTAAAGCCAAAGCCAGTTTTGCCAGTCGAGCCCAATCTAGAGTAAAGAGATTGGAAAAACAGGGTGAGATGAAGGCTTTAGAAGCCATTCAGGATTTGGAATTATATTTTAACAGCGCCCCTTTTGCGGCAAACCAAATGCTATCGGTCGAGGATCTTTCTTTTTCCTATACCGGTAAAGAGCCGTATTTGATCGAAGATTTTTCTCTTTCGGTGGGAAAGAGGGATAGGATCTGCATCATAGGAAAGAATGGAAAAGGTAAGTCGACTCTACTGAAACTTCTGGCAGGTGAATTATCGCCGACTAGGGGAAAAGTTCAGAAGCATCCTACTCTAAAGGAAGGATATTTCGGACAGACCAACAAGTTGAATTTAAACGAGAACGCTACCGTCGTCGAAGAGATTATGAATGCCGACAAGTCTTGTTCGGAATGGTTGGCGAGAACCATAGCGGGCGGTTTGATGTTTTCCGACGACGAAGCATTAAAGAAAATTAAAGTTCTTTCGGGTGGGGAAAAGAGTAGGGTTCTGCTCGGAAAGATCCTGGTTACGCCGTGTAATCTTTTGTATTTGGACGAGCCTACGAATCACTTGGATATGCAGTCTTGCGATTCTTTAATCGAGGCCATAGACGAGTTCGACGGTTCGGTAATTATGGTTACTCACAATGAAATGCATCTAAAAGCCGTTGCCACTAAATTAATCGTTTTTGATAATAATACGATTCGTACGTTTGACGGATCCTACGAAGACTTTTTGTCGGATGTAGGTTGGGCGGATGAGGATTATTAA